The genomic interval GAGCGAATTTGTTTAGTTTCCGCCAGAACTGGCAGGCTCAGCAGGATTAGACTGGTAATGGATAGCATGAAAATGGAAACAAACCGGGAGCATTGGGCAATCCCTGTCCAAAGGAATCTTACATTCACAAACTTACGCATCCTAAAGTATAGAAAGCAACATTGACACTCGCTTCGCGTTCCTATACTAGGGCGATCGGTTTCAATCCCCGTGTTTGCTGGGAAACACCACCGATCTTTTGTGGTAAGACAGAGGTGTAACCCCTGCCTCTGCCTTCTGACTTTTGCCTTCTGCTAATGACGATTGCCCTTAAACTCTCTACCCTCTCCAAACGATTTGGCTCTCACCTGGCGGTTAATAACCTCAGCCTGACGATCGCCCAGGGTTCCCTGTATGCCCTGTTGGGTCCAAATGGAGCTGGAAAAACCACCACCTTACGGATGGTTGCCGGACTGTTACAACCCGACAGCGGGGATGCCTTGATTTTGGGACACAGCATCACCCGATCGCCCGCTGCGGCAAAACAAGCCCTTGCTTACCTGCCCGATGAGCCGTTACTTTATGGCAAATTGCGACCAATGGAGTATCTGGAGTTTGTTGCCGGACTGTGGGGCATTCCCGCTGCCAAGGCAGAAGCCCGCGCCAAAGAACTGCTCAAGCAACTGAGTCTGTGGGACGTGCGATCCGATCTGACTGAAACCTTTTCTCGCGGGATGCGACAAAAACTCTCCCTGGCAGGCGCATTTATCCACCAACCCCGCGTCATTATCCTGGATGAACCTCTGAGCGGTCTGGACGCCGCCGCTGCCCGGTTGGTGAAAGATATGCTGGCAGAATATGTCAATCGCGGCAATACCGTCATCCTCACCACCCACATCATGGAAGTTGCCGAACGGATGGCACAGCGAATTGGCATTATCAACCACGGAACTCTGATTGCAGAAGGCACCCTGGCGGAACTGCGATCGCGCAGTGGCGACGCAAGCGGCACCCTGGAAACGGTTTTCCTGGAGTTAACAGCAGGGCAGGGAACACTCGATCAGCATTAACCCTGTTGGCACATCGCAACTCGAAACGCCATGACTGCATCAAACTGATCCGTTGGTCTAACGTAATTGGCAAACACAGCAATATCCAAATTGGGTAATAATTTGCTACTTGAAGTTAATTCATGGTGAGTGGTTCGCAGATGATAAATTGAGAATTGATTGTTCTCCCAAAACCAAACTTCTGGGACTCCCAACCCTCGATAAATTTCCAACTTATCTACCGTTCCACTGGTTAAAACCACTTCAATTGCGATGTCTGGGATGTCCTTTTTCTGCCCCAAACAGTAACACTCATCCGGTTCCAACCCACGCTGCTTTGCCGCCCTGCGAAACGTTGCCGAACCGATACCATGACATCGCGTCCGGGTTTCCTGAAAATAGGCTTCCATCAACATTGCAATCATGGTTTTCAGCTCCTCGTGCTCTGGAGAGGTCGTCATGATTTCCAATGTTCCTTCTATACTCGCCGCTTCTAAGAACTGGACTTTTAGACCTGCGATTGCATCAGCGA from Kovacikia minuta CCNUW1 carries:
- a CDS encoding ABC transporter ATP-binding protein; this encodes MTIALKLSTLSKRFGSHLAVNNLSLTIAQGSLYALLGPNGAGKTTTLRMVAGLLQPDSGDALILGHSITRSPAAAKQALAYLPDEPLLYGKLRPMEYLEFVAGLWGIPAAKAEARAKELLKQLSLWDVRSDLTETFSRGMRQKLSLAGAFIHQPRVIILDEPLSGLDAAAARLVKDMLAEYVNRGNTVILTTHIMEVAERMAQRIGIINHGTLIAEGTLAELRSRSGDASGTLETVFLELTAGQGTLDQH
- a CDS encoding Uma2 family endonuclease; translation: MEIMTTSPEHEELKTMIAMLMEAYFQETRTRCHGIGSATFRRAAKQRGLEPDECYCLGQKKDIPDIAIEVVLTSGTVDKLEIYRGLGVPEVWFWENNQFSIYHLRTTHHELTSSSKLLPNLDIAVFANYVRPTDQFDAVMAFRVAMCQQG